The following proteins come from a genomic window of Chiloscyllium punctatum isolate Juve2018m chromosome 51, sChiPun1.3, whole genome shotgun sequence:
- the LOC140470512 gene encoding probable G-protein coupled receptor 139: MGRPLGQHILPRICWSLIPFSTVNLMAIVVLKRGNCVLSLCITQYLVAMSTADRLLVIFNVLLNRTNNIHFPITFLFVTPVCSLRVVLSLAALDCSVWFTVAFTFDRFVAICYHKLKPKYCTKKTANVVIATLSIVSCFRSITWYFVFVPSIIIDNVPWFCKQTPDYFTSMFWAVYEWIDSLLTPLIPILCILVFNTLTVRNIITANRLRKGLRGHEKKENELDPEMKNRRKSIILLFAFSSNFMLLWITYVVHSFNWSVRNFNYTNKNLSDPVYVAQQIGFMLRLLSSCTNTCIYRLTRRKFREEIKYGVKYPFTIIFQFPK; this comes from the coding sequence ATGGGACGACCATTGGGACAACACATTCTGCCACGAATCTGCTGGTCTTTAATTCCATTTTCTACAGTTAACTTAATGGCAATTGTCGTTTTGAAACGAGGGAACTGTGTACTCTCTCTATGTATCACTCAGTACCTAGTGGCAATGTCAACAGCGGATCGACTGCTCGtcatttttaatgttttattGAACCGAACCAACAACATTCACTTCCCAATAACTTTTCTATTCGTTACTCCTGTGTGCTCGCTAAGAGTCGTCTTGTCTCTTGCAGCCCTCGATTGTTCTGTTTGGTTCACAGTTGCTTTTACTTTTGATCGCTTTGTGGCCATCTGTTACCACAAGTTGAAACCAAAATACTGCACCAAGAAAACAGCAAACGTGGTAATTGCAACTCTGAGCATTGTTAGTTGTTTCAGGTCCATTACGTGGTACTTTGTTTTTGTTCCTTCAATAATCATTGACAATGTGCCATGGTTTTGCAAGCAGACGCCTGACTATTTCACTTCAATGTTTTGGGCAGTGTATGAATGGATTGACAGTCTCCTAACGCCTCTGATTCCAATACTGTGCATTTTGGTCTTCAACACTCTGACTGTCAGAAACATTATAACAGCCAATCGACTCCGCAAGGGCCTCCGTGGTCATGAGAAAAAGGAAAACGAACTTGACCCTGAAATGAAGAATCGAAGGAAATCCATAATTTTACTCTTCGCTTTCTCCTCCAATTTCATGCTGTTGTGGATAACATATGTTGTACATTCATTCAACTGGTCAGTTCGAAACTTTAATTACACAAACAAAAACCTGAGTGATCCCGTGTATGTTGCCCAACAGATTGGATTCATGCTCCGGCTCTTGAGTTCATGCACCAACACGTGCATTTACAGACTTACTCGGAGAAAGTTCAGAGAGGAGATAAAGTATGGCGTCAAATATCCATTTACTATCATTTTTCAATTTCCTAAATGA